A genomic window from Nocardioides rotundus includes:
- the thrS gene encoding threonine--tRNA ligase yields the protein MRRRVAGITGATEDPADGYDRRVAVPLKRGALVKAWEKFADQPEIVAARVDGELWDLARELPEGAEVEGVAIDSPDGLDILRHSTAHVLAQAVQQTFPDAKLGIGPPVTDGFYYDFDVDTPFVPEDLERLETAMRKIIKANQRFERRVTTDAEALDELQDEPYKVELIGLKGGVSTGSTSEGVSTTEDLAEGASVEVGGGELTIYDNVDRNGETAWSDLCRGPHLPTTKRIPAFKLTRTAAAYWRGDEKNKQLQRIYGTAWPTKEALADYLHRLEEAEKRDHRKLGRELDLYSFPDEIGSGLPVFHPKGGVIKREMEDYVRRRHIEEGFEYVGTPHIAKEGLFYTSGHLPYYGEGMFPPLDVDGMDYRLKAMNCPMHNLIYRSRQRSYRELPLRLFEFGSVYRHEKSGVVHGLTRVRGFAQDDSHSYVTPEQAPEEIKHLLDFCLGLFRDFGLDDFYLELSTRDDAKPDKFIGSDEDWAKATAVLEKVATDSGLELVPDPGGAAYYGPKISVQARDAIGRTWQMSTIQYDFNQPSADRFDLEYVDADGSRQQPVMIHSAKFGSIERFIGVLVEHYAGAFPPWLAPVQVQGIPVAERHLDHLHDMAKQMRAAGLRVEIDDSDDRMQKKIRNAQLQKVPFMMIAGDQDVESGAVSFRYRDGRQDNGVPVEEAIRGVADAVASKEQV from the coding sequence ATGCGGCGAAGAGTAGCGGGGATAACCGGCGCGACCGAGGACCCGGCCGATGGATACGATCGCCGGGTCGCCGTACCGCTGAAGAGAGGAGCCCTGGTGAAGGCCTGGGAGAAGTTCGCCGACCAGCCCGAGATCGTCGCTGCGCGGGTGGACGGTGAGCTGTGGGACCTCGCCCGCGAGCTCCCCGAGGGGGCCGAGGTCGAGGGGGTCGCCATCGACAGCCCCGACGGGCTGGACATCCTGCGGCACTCGACCGCGCACGTGCTCGCCCAGGCGGTCCAGCAGACCTTCCCCGACGCCAAGCTCGGCATCGGCCCGCCGGTGACCGACGGCTTCTACTACGACTTCGACGTCGACACCCCGTTCGTCCCCGAGGACCTCGAGCGCCTCGAGACCGCGATGCGCAAGATCATCAAGGCCAACCAGCGCTTCGAGCGCCGGGTCACCACCGACGCCGAGGCCCTCGACGAGCTGCAGGACGAGCCCTACAAGGTCGAGCTGATCGGCCTCAAGGGCGGGGTCTCGACGGGCTCGACCAGCGAGGGTGTCTCGACCACCGAGGACCTGGCCGAGGGCGCGTCGGTCGAGGTCGGAGGCGGCGAGCTGACCATCTACGACAACGTCGACCGCAACGGCGAGACCGCCTGGTCCGACCTGTGCCGCGGCCCCCACCTGCCCACCACCAAGCGGATCCCGGCCTTCAAGCTGACCCGCACCGCGGCGGCGTACTGGCGCGGCGATGAGAAGAACAAGCAGCTGCAGCGCATCTACGGCACCGCCTGGCCGACCAAGGAGGCGCTGGCCGACTACCTGCACCGCCTGGAGGAGGCCGAGAAGCGCGACCACCGCAAGCTCGGCCGCGAGCTCGACCTCTACTCCTTCCCCGACGAGATCGGCTCCGGGCTGCCCGTCTTCCACCCCAAGGGCGGCGTGATCAAGCGGGAGATGGAGGACTACGTCCGCCGGCGGCACATCGAGGAGGGCTTCGAGTACGTCGGCACCCCGCACATCGCCAAGGAGGGGCTCTTCTACACCTCCGGCCACCTGCCCTACTACGGCGAGGGCATGTTCCCCCCGCTGGACGTCGACGGCATGGACTACCGCCTCAAGGCGATGAACTGCCCCATGCACAACCTCATCTACCGCTCCCGGCAGCGCTCCTACCGCGAGCTGCCGCTGCGGCTCTTCGAGTTCGGCTCGGTCTACCGCCACGAGAAGTCCGGCGTCGTGCACGGCCTGACCCGGGTGCGCGGGTTCGCCCAGGACGACTCGCACTCCTACGTCACCCCCGAGCAGGCGCCCGAGGAGATCAAGCACCTGCTCGACTTCTGCCTGGGGCTCTTCCGCGACTTCGGGCTCGACGACTTCTATCTTGAGCTCTCCACCCGCGACGACGCCAAGCCGGACAAGTTCATCGGCTCCGACGAGGACTGGGCGAAGGCCACCGCGGTCTTGGAGAAGGTCGCCACCGACTCCGGGCTCGAGCTCGTGCCCGACCCCGGGGGAGCGGCCTACTACGGCCCGAAGATCTCGGTGCAGGCGCGCGACGCGATCGGTCGCACCTGGCAGATGTCGACCATCCAGTACGACTTCAACCAGCCCTCGGCCGACCGCTTCGACCTGGAGTACGTCGACGCCGACGGCTCCCGGCAGCAGCCCGTGATGATCCACTCGGCGAAGTTCGGCTCCATCGAACGCTTCATCGGCGTGCTCGTCGAGCACTACGCCGGCGCCTTCCCTCCCTGGCTCGCGCCCGTGCAGGTGCAGGGCATCCCGGTCGCCGAGCGACACCTGGACCACCTGCACGACATGGCGAAGCAGATGCGGGCGGCCGGGCTGCGGGTGGAGATCGACGACTCCGACGACCGGATGCAGAAGAAGATCCGCAACGCGCAACTGCAGAAGGTGCCGTTCATGATGATCGCCGGCGACCAGGACGTGGAGTCCGGCGCGGTCTCCTTCCGCTACCGCGACGGCCGCCAGGACAACGGCGTACCCGTCGAGGAGGCGATCCGGGGCGTGGCCGACGCGGTCGCGAGCAAGGAGCAGGTCTGA
- a CDS encoding AurF N-oxygenase family protein has product MTQTQPHPDTETRAYEDRLRTLSEASVHQHFDAFTDIAWDDPDYAVDPQDPRWKLPSHDALGGSEWYRSLPEAEQIRVGLYRQANITKVGLQFEQILISGLMNFAFSLPNGSPEFRYSTHEATEECHHTQMFQEFVNRSGQKVKGGSLFFRLASPILPMFARWVPFGFFVGVLAGEEPIDHMQKSVLRAGELTHPLLRRIMQIHIAEEARHIGFAHQYLEHNAPRLGRIERFILSLLTPVIMRWLCDEIMKPSARAQRDMGIPDDVFKEIFWESPHSRKVLRDLFADVRMLCQNTGLMNFFSRRVWKAMKIDGRPSRFRSEVASAAA; this is encoded by the coding sequence ATGACGCAGACACAGCCCCACCCCGACACCGAGACCCGCGCCTACGAGGACCGCCTCCGGACCCTGTCCGAGGCGTCGGTCCACCAGCACTTCGACGCCTTCACCGACATCGCCTGGGACGACCCGGACTACGCGGTCGACCCCCAGGACCCGCGGTGGAAGCTGCCCTCCCACGACGCGCTGGGCGGCTCGGAGTGGTACCGGTCGCTCCCCGAGGCCGAGCAGATCCGGGTCGGCCTCTACCGCCAGGCCAACATCACCAAGGTCGGGCTGCAGTTCGAGCAGATCCTGATCAGCGGCCTGATGAACTTCGCGTTCTCCCTGCCCAACGGCTCCCCGGAGTTCCGCTACTCCACCCACGAGGCGACCGAGGAGTGCCACCACACCCAGATGTTCCAGGAGTTCGTGAACCGCTCCGGGCAGAAGGTGAAGGGCGGCTCGCTGTTCTTCCGGCTCGCCTCGCCGATCCTGCCGATGTTCGCGCGCTGGGTGCCCTTCGGCTTCTTCGTCGGCGTGCTCGCCGGCGAGGAGCCGATCGACCACATGCAGAAGTCCGTGCTCCGGGCCGGCGAGCTGACCCACCCGCTGCTGCGGCGGATCATGCAGATCCACATCGCCGAGGAGGCGCGGCACATCGGCTTCGCCCACCAGTACCTCGAGCACAACGCGCCCCGTCTCGGCCGGATCGAGCGGTTCATCCTCTCCCTGCTGACGCCGGTCATCATGCGCTGGCTGTGCGACGAGATCATGAAGCCCTCGGCCCGCGCGCAGCGCGACATGGGCATCCCGGACGACGTCTTCAAGGAGATCTTCTGGGAGTCCCCGCACTCGCGGAAGGTGCTGCGCGACCTGTTCGCCGACGTGCGGATGCTCTGCCAGAACACCGGGCTGATGAACTTCTTCTCCCGCCGGGTGTGGAAGGCGATGAAGATCGACGGCCGCCCCTCCCGCTTCCGCAGCGAGGTCGCGTCGGCCGCCGCCTGA
- a CDS encoding FAD-dependent oxidoreductase, with protein sequence MTHVVTQACCADASCVVACPVNCIHPAPGEPGFAEAEMLYVDPAGCVDCGACVTACPVGAIQPHTSLTPAQEPFAELNASYFDVFAHEDRTPLALVPRQRRIRAAGPFRVAVIGAGPAGLYTADELLRHPEVVVDVFDRLPTPHGLVRAGVAPDHPSTRGVQDLFAAIEGQPGFRYVLGVEYGADVDLGWLRDRYHAVILATGASADRRLAIPGEDLPGSLSATQVVGWYNAHPDLASLDVPLNHERVVLVGNGNVALDVARILAQPAELLESTDIADHALAALRDSRVREVVVLGRRGPAEAAYTLPELVGLLGLAQTGAFDVEVDLGGAPLPEDQRGDVLRDLAALPTDPARRRIVLRFLTQPVRLLGEGRVTGVEVTRTRLVETEGRVIAEPTDEREVIEAGLVLRSVGYRALPVPELPFDERSHTVPHTDGRVRPGVYVSGWLKRGPQGFIGTNKSCAQETVSSLLDDLDAGDVPTPGRSAAELERDLRRLDHVDLSGWRAIDREERRRGAAQGRPRVRFTDTDTARGLSRTASRPRRAYPAGKPGRTPVLQSRT encoded by the coding sequence GTGACTCACGTCGTGACCCAGGCCTGCTGTGCCGACGCCTCGTGCGTGGTCGCCTGCCCGGTCAACTGCATCCACCCCGCTCCCGGCGAGCCCGGCTTCGCCGAGGCCGAGATGCTGTACGTCGACCCCGCCGGCTGCGTGGACTGCGGCGCCTGCGTCACCGCGTGCCCGGTGGGGGCGATCCAGCCGCACACGTCGCTCACCCCGGCGCAGGAGCCGTTCGCCGAGCTGAACGCGTCCTACTTCGACGTGTTCGCGCACGAGGACCGCACGCCGCTGGCCCTGGTGCCCCGGCAGCGGCGGATCCGTGCCGCCGGCCCGTTCCGGGTCGCGGTGATCGGCGCCGGGCCGGCGGGCCTCTACACCGCCGACGAGCTGCTGCGGCACCCCGAGGTGGTGGTCGACGTCTTCGACCGGCTGCCCACTCCGCACGGCCTGGTGCGCGCGGGGGTCGCACCCGACCACCCGTCCACGCGTGGCGTGCAGGACCTGTTCGCCGCGATCGAGGGGCAGCCGGGGTTCCGCTACGTCCTCGGGGTGGAGTACGGCGCCGACGTCGACCTCGGCTGGCTGCGCGACCGCTACCACGCGGTGATCCTGGCGACCGGCGCGAGCGCCGACCGGCGGCTGGCGATCCCCGGTGAGGACCTGCCCGGCTCGCTCTCGGCGACCCAGGTCGTCGGGTGGTACAACGCGCACCCGGACCTCGCCTCCCTCGACGTGCCCCTGAACCACGAGCGCGTCGTGCTGGTCGGCAACGGCAACGTCGCGCTGGACGTCGCGCGGATCCTCGCCCAGCCCGCGGAGCTGTTGGAGTCGACCGACATCGCCGACCACGCCCTGGCGGCGCTGCGCGACAGCCGCGTGCGCGAGGTCGTGGTGCTCGGCCGGCGCGGCCCCGCGGAGGCGGCGTACACCCTGCCCGAGCTGGTCGGCCTGCTCGGCCTGGCGCAGACCGGTGCCTTCGACGTCGAGGTGGACCTCGGCGGGGCGCCGCTGCCGGAGGACCAGCGCGGCGACGTGCTCCGCGACCTGGCCGCCCTGCCGACCGACCCTGCCCGCCGGCGGATCGTGCTGCGCTTCCTCACCCAGCCGGTGCGGCTCCTCGGCGAGGGCCGGGTCACCGGGGTCGAGGTCACACGCACCCGTCTCGTGGAGACCGAGGGCCGGGTCATCGCCGAGCCCACCGACGAGCGCGAGGTCATCGAGGCCGGGCTGGTGCTGCGGTCGGTCGGCTATCGCGCACTGCCGGTGCCCGAGCTGCCCTTCGACGAGAGAAGTCACACCGTGCCGCACACCGACGGCCGGGTGCGGCCCGGGGTCTATGTCTCTGGGTGGCTCAAGCGCGGCCCGCAGGGGTTCATCGGCACCAACAAGTCCTGCGCCCAGGAGACGGTGAGCTCGCTGCTCGACGACCTCGACGCGGGCGACGTCCCCACTCCCGGCCGCAGCGCCGCCGAGCTGGAGCGCGACCTGCGCCGGCTCGACCACGTCGACCTCTCCGGCTGGCGCGCGATCGACCGTGAGGAGCGGCGGCGCGGTGCCGCCCAGGGGCGGCCGCGCGTCCGGTTCACCGACACCGACACCGCTCGGGGCCTGTCCCGTACCGCCTCGCGGCCGCGGCGGGCGTACCCTGCAGGCAAGCCGGGGCGCACCCCGGTGCTGCAGTCGAGGACGTGA
- a CDS encoding TetR/AcrR family transcriptional regulator, producing the protein MTGVAVAQTERIDGRQERWAEHKRARRQAILEAALEVIGETVPGEEIHARQIAHRAGLSRTVLYRHFEDRADLDRAVQGLIVAKVRDALGPALELQGSPRAIIHRVVGSYVVWASENQALHRFAESGAAPTSQDPSAMDVAVGEIAGQVEDLLRLGAEVLGVELDEATAQGLDPLVFGLVGAVFNSVRRWLARPVVEPSREAFVDLLAESVWYQIHGLVAARGLELDPDIPLEELLGAE; encoded by the coding sequence GTGACGGGAGTGGCGGTGGCCCAGACCGAGAGGATCGACGGCCGCCAGGAGCGCTGGGCCGAGCACAAGCGGGCGCGGCGCCAGGCGATCCTCGAGGCCGCGCTCGAGGTGATCGGCGAGACGGTGCCCGGCGAGGAGATCCACGCCCGGCAGATCGCCCACCGCGCCGGCCTCTCGCGCACCGTCCTCTACCGCCACTTCGAGGACCGCGCCGACCTGGATCGCGCCGTGCAGGGGCTGATCGTGGCGAAGGTCCGCGACGCCCTCGGCCCCGCGCTGGAGCTCCAGGGCTCGCCGCGGGCGATCATCCACCGGGTCGTGGGCTCCTATGTCGTGTGGGCCAGTGAGAACCAGGCCCTGCACCGCTTCGCCGAGTCCGGCGCCGCCCCCACCTCCCAGGACCCGTCCGCCATGGACGTGGCCGTCGGCGAGATCGCCGGCCAGGTCGAGGACCTGCTGCGTCTGGGAGCCGAGGTGCTGGGCGTCGAGCTGGACGAGGCCACCGCCCAGGGGCTGGACCCGCTCGTCTTCGGGCTGGTGGGCGCGGTCTTCAACTCCGTGCGCCGCTGGCTGGCCCGCCCCGTCGTCGAGCCGTCCCGCGAGGCGTTCGTCGACCTGCTCGCCGAGTCGGTGTGGTACCAGATCCACGGCCTGGTCGCCGCCCGCGGCCTCGAGCTCGACCCGGACATCCCGCTCGAGGAGCTGCTGGGCGCGGAGTAG
- a CDS encoding HIT family protein, translating into MTEESGAQHATGVGEPDRLERLWTPYRMKYVRTAVGAEDDECPFCVIAAAPPERDAELLVVHRGEHTFAVLNLHPYNPGHLMVLPYRHVAGLEELTEAESGELMSMTQQAIRVIRRVSSPHAFNVGINLGGAAGGSLADHLHQHLVPRWGGDANFITVVGGTKTLPQLLGDTRALLAEAWDAPAS; encoded by the coding sequence GTGACCGAGGAGAGTGGGGCCCAGCACGCGACGGGGGTCGGCGAGCCCGACCGGCTGGAGCGGCTGTGGACGCCGTACCGGATGAAGTATGTGCGGACCGCGGTCGGCGCCGAGGACGACGAGTGCCCGTTCTGCGTGATCGCGGCCGCGCCGCCCGAGCGGGACGCCGAGCTGCTCGTGGTGCACCGCGGCGAGCACACCTTCGCCGTGCTCAACCTGCACCCCTACAACCCCGGGCATCTGATGGTGCTGCCCTATCGGCACGTCGCGGGCCTGGAGGAGCTCACCGAGGCGGAGTCGGGGGAGCTGATGTCGATGACCCAGCAGGCGATCCGGGTGATCCGCCGGGTGAGCAGCCCGCACGCCTTCAATGTGGGGATCAACCTCGGCGGAGCGGCCGGCGGCTCGCTGGCCGACCACCTGCACCAGCACCTGGTGCCGCGCTGGGGCGGCGACGCGAACTTCATCACCGTCGTCGGCGGCACCAAGACGCTGCCGCAGCTGCTGGGCGACACCCGCGCCCTGCTCGCCGAGGCCTGGGACGCGCCCGCGTCGTAG
- the pgsA gene encoding phosphatidylinositol phosphate synthase, with product MLDRFKQFWQGVVLAPFINLFIRLGISPDVITLAGTLGVSFGALWFFPRGQLWQGVLFVTAFVFSDLIDGAMARRTGRTDDFGAFLDSTLDRLADAAVFGGLVLWFAWGGDSRLYLILSLIVLVMGAVTSYARAKADHLGYDAKVGVAERPDRLVGILVPTFFADLLGLPWLMYAALWILAIAATVTVAQRIWVVRGQALARARG from the coding sequence GTGCTCGACCGGTTCAAGCAGTTCTGGCAGGGCGTCGTCCTGGCGCCCTTCATCAACCTCTTCATCCGGCTGGGCATCAGCCCCGACGTGATCACCCTCGCGGGCACGCTCGGAGTGAGCTTCGGCGCGCTGTGGTTCTTCCCGCGAGGCCAGCTGTGGCAGGGCGTCCTGTTCGTCACCGCCTTCGTCTTCAGCGACCTCATCGACGGCGCGATGGCGCGGCGCACCGGCCGCACCGACGACTTCGGCGCCTTCCTCGACTCCACCCTGGACCGGCTCGCGGACGCCGCGGTCTTCGGCGGCCTGGTCCTCTGGTTCGCCTGGGGCGGGGACAGCCGGCTCTATCTCATCCTGAGCCTGATCGTCCTGGTGATGGGCGCGGTGACCTCCTACGCCCGGGCCAAGGCGGACCACCTGGGCTACGACGCCAAGGTCGGCGTCGCCGAGCGCCCGGACCGGCTCGTGGGGATCCTGGTGCCGACGTTCTTCGCCGACCTGCTGGGCCTGCCGTGGCTGATGTACGCCGCCCTGTGGATCCTGGCGATCGCCGCCACGGTCACGGTCGCCCAGCGGATCTGGGTGGTGCGCGGCCAGGCTCTGGCCCGCGCGCGCGGCTGA
- the pdxS gene encoding pyridoxal 5'-phosphate synthase lyase subunit PdxS, protein MSESTTQTTGGTRVKRGMAEMLKGGVIMDVVTPEQAKIAEDAGAVAVMALERVPADIRAQGGVSRMSDPDMIDGIVEAVSIPVMAKARIGHFAEAQVLQSLGVDYIDESEVLTPADYENHIDKWAFTVPFVCGATNLGEALRRITEGAAMIRSKGEAGTGDVSNAVTHMRTIRKELRRLQSMEGDELYVAAKELQAPYPLVKEVAEAGKLPVVLFTAGGIATPADAAMMMQLGAEGVFVGSGIFKAGNPAERAEAIVKATTFYDDPDVVAKVSRRLGEAMVGINVDDIPVPHRLAERGW, encoded by the coding sequence ATGTCCGAGAGCACGACCCAGACCACCGGCGGCACCCGCGTCAAGCGCGGCATGGCCGAGATGCTGAAGGGCGGCGTCATCATGGACGTCGTCACCCCCGAGCAGGCCAAGATCGCCGAGGACGCCGGCGCCGTCGCGGTGATGGCGCTCGAGCGCGTCCCCGCCGACATCCGCGCCCAGGGCGGCGTCTCCCGGATGAGCGACCCCGACATGATCGACGGCATCGTCGAGGCGGTCTCGATCCCGGTGATGGCCAAGGCCCGGATCGGCCACTTCGCCGAGGCGCAGGTGCTGCAGAGCCTCGGCGTGGACTACATCGACGAGTCCGAGGTGCTCACGCCCGCCGACTATGAGAACCACATCGACAAGTGGGCGTTCACCGTGCCGTTCGTGTGCGGCGCCACCAACCTCGGCGAGGCGCTGCGTCGCATCACCGAGGGCGCGGCGATGATCCGCTCCAAGGGCGAGGCCGGCACCGGCGACGTCTCCAACGCGGTCACCCACATGCGCACCATCCGCAAGGAGCTGCGCCGCCTGCAGTCGATGGAGGGCGACGAGCTCTACGTCGCGGCCAAGGAGCTCCAGGCGCCGTACCCCCTGGTCAAGGAGGTCGCCGAGGCCGGCAAGCTGCCGGTCGTGCTCTTCACCGCCGGCGGCATCGCCACCCCGGCCGACGCGGCGATGATGATGCAGCTGGGCGCCGAGGGCGTCTTCGTCGGCTCCGGCATCTTCAAGGCCGGCAACCCCGCCGAGCGCGCGGAGGCGATCGTGAAGGCGACGACCTTCTACGACGACCCGGACGTGGTCGCCAAGGTGAGCCGCCGCCTGGGCGAGGCGATGGTCGGCATCAACGTCGACGACATCCCGGTGCCGCACCGGCTCGCCGAGCGCGGTTGGTGA
- a CDS encoding PIN domain-containing protein translates to MAEVVYLDASVALRTILDVPERSWLQRWMQAPETSFVSSRLLRTEVTRVLRRDDRPLSDGAPLLDRVGLLDIGRDTHAVAESIERHVKTLDALHLATALLIGEPVTVATHDATMREVAQHVGLRVTDPVADFRR, encoded by the coding sequence GTGGCCGAGGTGGTCTACCTCGACGCCTCGGTGGCGCTGCGCACCATCCTGGATGTTCCCGAGCGGTCGTGGCTCCAGCGTTGGATGCAAGCCCCGGAGACCTCGTTCGTCTCCTCTCGACTGTTGCGGACCGAGGTGACCCGCGTCCTGCGGCGCGACGACCGGCCCCTCAGCGACGGCGCTCCGCTGCTCGACCGCGTCGGCCTGCTCGACATCGGCCGCGACACCCATGCTGTGGCGGAGTCCATCGAGCGCCATGTGAAGACGCTCGATGCGCTGCACCTGGCGACCGCCCTGCTGATCGGAGAGCCGGTGACGGTGGCGACCCACGACGCGACGATGCGGGAGGTCGCTCAGCACGTAGGCCTACGCGTCACCGATCCTGTCGCGGACTTCCGCCGGTGA
- a CDS encoding type II toxin-antitoxin system prevent-host-death family antitoxin translates to MRRVSKRELNQQTAAVLDRVTDTDDVVVTERGEPRWRVSALKAGDSALARLEREGRYTPPVTAPAAWPDSPGGPAYTDTEVDALLDEMRGGH, encoded by the coding sequence ATGCGACGCGTCAGCAAGCGTGAGCTCAATCAGCAGACCGCGGCCGTGCTCGACCGGGTCACCGACACCGACGACGTCGTCGTGACCGAGCGCGGGGAGCCCCGGTGGCGGGTCAGCGCGCTCAAGGCCGGCGACTCCGCGCTCGCCAGGCTGGAGCGTGAGGGTCGCTACACCCCTCCGGTCACTGCCCCCGCGGCATGGCCCGACAGCCCGGGCGGGCCGGCCTACACCGACACCGAGGTCGACGCGCTGCTGGACGAGATGCGCGGGGGTCACTGA
- a CDS encoding DUF6891 domain-containing protein, giving the protein MVSTVEQVESELRDFARLQARAGLADADSQRAEVAEAIRAELPQQAANAEILARAWLAKEYADLAAEAASWPSPTDVDRLDAAFAECEAHQVLVLRGVAEPDATTTVAAAPEGLRGALWFAPTDVWRAVDQGILATTLWRPDGRPAAVGEHLHTAVTGCLGRHGLAVRDADGRVEVACRWQRRP; this is encoded by the coding sequence ATGGTCAGCACCGTCGAGCAGGTCGAGTCCGAGCTGCGCGACTTCGCGCGGCTGCAGGCCCGCGCCGGGTTGGCCGACGCCGACAGCCAGCGGGCCGAGGTCGCCGAGGCGATCCGCGCCGAGCTGCCACAGCAGGCGGCCAACGCGGAGATCCTGGCGCGCGCGTGGTTGGCCAAGGAGTACGCCGACCTCGCCGCCGAGGCCGCCTCCTGGCCCTCGCCCACCGACGTCGACCGCCTCGACGCGGCGTTCGCCGAGTGCGAGGCGCACCAGGTGCTCGTGCTGCGCGGGGTGGCCGAGCCCGACGCGACGACGACGGTCGCCGCCGCTCCCGAGGGGCTGCGCGGCGCCCTGTGGTTCGCACCCACCGACGTGTGGCGCGCGGTCGACCAGGGGATCCTCGCCACCACCCTGTGGCGGCCCGACGGCCGTCCCGCCGCGGTCGGCGAGCACCTGCACACCGCCGTCACCGGCTGCCTGGGCCGGCACGGGCTCGCGGTCCGCGACGCCGACGGCCGGGTCGAGGTCGCCTGCCGCTGGCAGCGCCGGCCCTGA
- a CDS encoding LysR family transcriptional regulator, with amino-acid sequence MDPHRLALLLDLSRLGSMREVAEVHRTSTSTVSQQIAALARQAGTALVEPDGRRVRLTPAGRRLADHAVTILAAVDAARLDLDPDAEPSGTVRVGGFATAVRRAVLPVVAALATSHPAVHLQLAETEPLETLALLADDDLDVGLTYDYNLAPATLPATMVAVPLWRTEWGLGMPGDRTPRAAVGLRELAGTPWVVNSRNTADEVAIGVLAGLAGFTPTITHRIDSLDLVEDLIRAGHGVGLLPRDRPTGPGVVVRRLPEPRVVLTAYAVTRRGRESWPPLRLVLDRLTEAT; translated from the coding sequence ATGGACCCGCACCGTCTCGCACTCCTGCTCGACCTCTCCCGTCTCGGCTCGATGCGCGAGGTCGCCGAGGTGCACCGCACCAGCACCTCCACGGTCTCCCAGCAGATCGCGGCACTGGCGCGCCAGGCGGGCACGGCGCTCGTCGAGCCCGACGGGCGGCGGGTCCGGCTCACTCCGGCGGGGCGGCGGCTGGCGGACCACGCGGTGACCATCCTCGCCGCCGTCGACGCGGCGCGGCTCGACCTGGACCCCGACGCCGAGCCGAGCGGCACGGTCCGGGTGGGCGGCTTCGCGACGGCGGTCCGGCGGGCAGTGCTGCCGGTCGTGGCCGCGCTCGCGACCAGTCATCCCGCGGTGCATCTGCAGCTCGCCGAGACCGAGCCGCTGGAGACCCTGGCGCTGCTCGCCGACGACGACCTCGACGTGGGGCTGACCTACGACTACAACCTCGCGCCCGCGACGCTCCCGGCGACCATGGTCGCCGTCCCGCTCTGGAGGACCGAGTGGGGGCTGGGGATGCCCGGTGACCGGACGCCCCGTGCCGCGGTGGGGCTGCGCGAGCTGGCCGGCACTCCGTGGGTCGTGAACTCTCGCAACACCGCCGACGAGGTGGCCATCGGCGTGCTGGCTGGGCTCGCCGGGTTCACCCCGACGATCACCCACCGGATCGACAGCCTGGACCTGGTGGAGGACCTGATCCGCGCCGGTCACGGCGTGGGGCTGCTGCCGAGGGACCGGCCCACGGGCCCGGGGGTGGTGGTGCGGCGACTGCCCGAGCCGCGCGTGGTACTGACGGCGTACGCCGTCACGCGGCGTGGGCGGGAGAGCTGGCCGCCGCTGCGGCTGGTCCTGGACCGCCTGACCGAGGCGACCTGA
- a CDS encoding EamA family transporter, whose product MSTALDPRPVLGARERARAGAGMALASMLSVQIGIAVSVGLADRLGAEGAAWLRLACGGLLILLVVRPRRRQFTRSSLASSVALGVTIAAVTMLFMAAVTRLPMGTASALEFLGPLGVAVLRGSRATRVWPMIAAAGVLLLTRPWAGETDLLGVLFALAAAACWAAYILLSQRVGDTVEGVTGLAVALPVAGLVSTLVVAPTAGLPALSGELLLVGAGVAVLLPLLPFALEMMALRRLTTAAFGTLMALEPAFALLVGLVLLGQVPDLAAVGGIVLVVAAGVGAERSGARATPPALAPPG is encoded by the coding sequence ATGAGCACCGCCCTCGACCCACGCCCCGTCCTCGGCGCCCGCGAGCGTGCCCGCGCCGGCGCCGGGATGGCCCTGGCCTCCATGCTGTCCGTGCAGATCGGCATCGCCGTCTCCGTCGGCCTGGCCGACCGGCTCGGCGCCGAGGGGGCGGCGTGGCTCCGCCTCGCCTGCGGCGGCCTGCTGATCCTGCTGGTCGTGCGGCCGCGCCGGCGGCAGTTCACCCGCTCCTCGCTGGCGAGCAGCGTCGCGCTGGGGGTCACGATCGCGGCCGTGACCATGCTCTTCATGGCCGCGGTGACGCGCCTGCCGATGGGCACCGCGAGCGCCCTGGAGTTCCTCGGCCCGCTCGGTGTCGCGGTGCTGCGCGGCAGCCGGGCGACCCGGGTCTGGCCGATGATCGCGGCCGCCGGCGTGCTCCTGCTGACCCGGCCGTGGGCGGGGGAGACCGACCTCCTGGGGGTGCTGTTCGCGCTGGCGGCCGCCGCCTGCTGGGCGGCCTACATCCTGCTCAGCCAGCGGGTCGGCGACACCGTCGAGGGCGTCACCGGGCTGGCGGTCGCGCTGCCGGTGGCCGGGCTGGTCTCCACGCTGGTGGTGGCCCCGACGGCCGGGCTTCCCGCGCTGTCCGGCGAGCTGCTGCTCGTCGGCGCCGGGGTCGCCGTACTCCTGCCGCTGCTGCCGTTCGCCCTGGAGATGATGGCGCTGCGCCGGCTCACCACAGCGGCGTTCGGGACGCTGATGGCGCTGGAGCCGGCGTTCGCGCTGCTCGTCGGGCTGGTACTGCTCGGCCAGGTGCCCGACCTGGCGGCGGTCGGCGGGATCGTGCTGGTCGTGGCCGCGGGGGTCGGGGCGGAGCGGTCCGGCGCGCGCGCGACCCCGCCGGCCCTGGCTCCGCCCGGCTGA